The Haloplanus sp. CK5-1 genome contains a region encoding:
- a CDS encoding thioredoxin family protein gives MTDTRTTDAPTPVRLDTAAALDRFVAAHDRALVEFYTAGCSACGAMEPVLGLVTEETGVPVAFVNPRGDPALIEDYDITRVPTLVVFEDGTPTDRLDDGFVGADRVVELLGYTDLL, from the coding sequence GTGACCGACACCCGGACGACCGACGCGCCGACGCCCGTTCGCCTCGACACCGCGGCGGCCCTCGACCGGTTCGTCGCGGCTCACGACCGCGCGCTCGTGGAGTTCTACACCGCCGGCTGTAGCGCCTGCGGTGCCATGGAACCGGTGCTCGGACTCGTCACCGAGGAGACGGGTGTGCCCGTGGCGTTCGTCAACCCGCGTGGCGACCCGGCGTTGATCGAGGACTACGACATCACGCGGGTGCCGACGCTCGTGGTCTTCGAAGACGGGACGCCGACCGACCGACTGGACGACGGCTTCGTCGGCGCGGACCGCGTGGTCGAACTCCTGGGTTATACGGATTTGTTGTAA
- a CDS encoding Hsp20/alpha crystallin family protein, translated as MALPTDPTSSWLQRTGFPNQLFELGSNDYELYEEDDEFVLSVETPGFDPAEIDVTWDEGVLNVAAEREDQTRGEHRTYHRRFRFPKTVDDEEIGASYNNGILEVRLPVVTTATTRGKRIEIES; from the coding sequence ATGGCCCTGCCGACCGATCCGACAAGTTCGTGGCTCCAGCGCACAGGGTTCCCGAATCAGTTGTTCGAACTCGGGAGCAACGACTACGAACTGTACGAGGAGGACGACGAGTTCGTCCTGAGCGTCGAGACGCCGGGGTTCGACCCCGCGGAGATCGACGTCACTTGGGACGAAGGCGTCCTCAACGTCGCCGCCGAGCGCGAGGACCAGACGCGCGGCGAGCACCGGACCTACCACCGACGGTTCCGCTTCCCGAAGACCGTCGACGACGAGGAGATCGGTGCTAGCTACAACAACGGCATCCTCGAGGTCCGGCTGCCGGTGGTGACGACCGCGACCACCCGAGGCAAGCGGATCGAGATCGAATCCTGA
- a CDS encoding EamA family transporter, giving the protein MGYVQWALVALVAYSAVAPLVGFATTGDPKVPSFVAALITNGILLLATVAVVLYEGQSVASHLGHPKAPYLYLAGIFLAVGILAYYRALSLGPVSAVVPIFGTFLVISSVVGIAFLDESLTVRKVAGIGCAMLGIYLVSVE; this is encoded by the coding sequence TGGTGGCGCTGGTGGCGTACTCGGCGGTCGCACCGCTGGTCGGCTTCGCGACGACCGGCGACCCGAAGGTGCCGAGTTTCGTCGCCGCACTCATCACCAACGGGATCCTGTTGCTCGCCACCGTGGCCGTCGTCCTCTACGAGGGACAGTCGGTCGCCTCGCATCTCGGCCACCCGAAGGCACCGTACCTCTATCTGGCCGGGATCTTCCTCGCGGTGGGCATCCTCGCGTACTACCGCGCGCTCTCGCTCGGCCCGGTGAGCGCGGTGGTCCCCATCTTCGGGACCTTCCTCGTGATCAGTTCCGTCGTGGGAATCGCCTTCCTCGACGAGTCGCTGACGGTCAGAAAAGTCGCGGGGATCGGGTGTGCGATGCTCGGGATCTACCTCGTCTCGGTCGAATAA
- a CDS encoding cytochrome c biogenesis CcdA family protein, whose amino-acid sequence MTDASVAGTLAFAVSAGLATFFAPCAYPLLPGYVGYTLQTADGGVGGAAIRGLAASAGAVAVLASAGGVLLAVGGRLVRRLTLLEPLAGAVLVGLGVLYSTGRTPGLHIRLPERRASVTGAAVFGGGYALAAAGCVVPVVVGVFTQALTLGPLQAAVAVGGYAAAAALPLTGTTLLAAVGSDAVRAWSERIGTVQRLAGVAMILAGLAQAVASLRYLGLV is encoded by the coding sequence GTGACCGACGCGTCCGTCGCCGGGACGCTCGCGTTCGCGGTGAGTGCCGGCCTCGCGACGTTTTTCGCCCCCTGTGCCTACCCGCTCCTGCCGGGATACGTCGGCTACACCCTCCAGACGGCCGACGGTGGTGTGGGCGGGGCAGCCATCCGTGGCCTCGCAGCCTCGGCGGGAGCCGTCGCCGTCCTCGCGTCGGCGGGTGGTGTCCTGCTCGCAGTCGGTGGGAGGCTAGTTCGGCGCCTGACACTCCTCGAACCACTGGCCGGCGCCGTGCTCGTCGGTCTGGGCGTCCTCTATTCGACCGGACGGACGCCGGGTCTCCACATCCGGTTACCGGAGCGTCGTGCGTCGGTCACTGGGGCGGCCGTGTTCGGCGGGGGATACGCCCTCGCAGCCGCGGGTTGTGTCGTCCCGGTCGTCGTCGGCGTGTTCACCCAGGCGCTCACGCTCGGACCGCTGCAAGCGGCCGTCGCAGTCGGGGGGTACGCCGCGGCGGCGGCGCTCCCCCTGACCGGCACGACGCTCCTCGCGGCCGTCGGGAGCGACGCAGTCCGGGCGTGGAGCGAGCGGATCGGAACCGTTCAGCGACTGGCCGGCGTCGCCATGATCCTCGCCGGACTGGCCCA
- a CDS encoding thioredoxin family protein: MALPESDSDLADGDPAPAFELPGVDGETYTLEDFDTDALLVVFTCNHCPYAQAKFDLLNDIAAEDDVTVVGINANDAEEYPDDSFEKMRAFVEEGRVAYDAYLRDETADVARAYGAVCTPDPFLFRRDGDTYRLAYHGRLDDALGPDEEATEFYVRQAIDAVRAGEAVDLDPGPSRGCGIKWP; the protein is encoded by the coding sequence ATGGCGCTCCCAGAGTCCGACTCGGACCTCGCGGACGGCGACCCCGCACCGGCGTTCGAACTTCCCGGCGTCGACGGGGAGACGTACACGCTCGAGGACTTCGATACCGACGCCCTCCTCGTCGTGTTCACCTGCAACCACTGCCCGTACGCACAGGCGAAGTTCGACCTGTTGAACGACATCGCCGCCGAAGACGACGTGACGGTCGTCGGAATCAACGCCAACGACGCCGAGGAGTACCCCGACGACTCCTTCGAGAAGATGCGGGCGTTCGTCGAGGAGGGACGGGTGGCCTACGACGCCTACCTCCGGGACGAGACGGCCGACGTCGCGCGGGCGTACGGCGCGGTCTGTACGCCGGACCCCTTCCTCTTCCGGCGGGACGGCGACACCTACCGGTTGGCGTACCACGGCCGCCTCGACGACGCCCTCGGCCCGGACGAGGAGGCGACGGAGTTCTACGTCCGGCAGGCCATCGACGCCGTCCGCGCGGGCGAGGCGGTCGACCTCGACCCCGGTCCCTCGCGGGGCTGTGGGATCAAGTGGCCCTGA
- a CDS encoding TlpA disulfide reductase family protein, translating to MSDDPTSRRTLGRRHLLAGLVGVGFVGSAVIGGDTIDLGTGSESRLPVEVSTVDATGSTAGRASVPATGTPTVVDCFATWCEPCVRQMDALGAVHDRYADRVAFVSVTNERFGGGLDREALRAWWRDNDGRWALGHDPDGSLLAALGADGLPYLAVTDASGSIAWSHGGVASTETLDRRIASVLS from the coding sequence ATGAGTGACGATCCGACTTCTCGTCGGACGCTTGGCCGCCGCCACCTCCTCGCCGGCCTCGTGGGTGTCGGTTTCGTCGGGAGTGCCGTCATCGGCGGCGACACGATCGACCTCGGGACGGGCAGCGAGAGCCGTCTCCCGGTCGAGGTGTCGACCGTCGACGCCACCGGATCGACGGCCGGGCGTGCGTCCGTGCCGGCGACGGGGACCCCCACCGTGGTCGACTGTTTCGCGACGTGGTGTGAGCCCTGTGTCCGGCAGATGGACGCGCTCGGAGCGGTGCACGATCGTTACGCCGACCGCGTGGCGTTCGTCTCGGTCACCAACGAACGGTTCGGCGGTGGACTCGATCGGGAGGCCCTGCGGGCGTGGTGGCGCGACAACGACGGCCGTTGGGCGCTCGGCCACGACCCCGACGGGAGCCTGCTGGCCGCGCTCGGTGCCGACGGCCTCCCCTATCTCGCCGTCACGGACGCGTCGGGATCGATCGCGTGGTCTCACGGGGGTGTCGCGTCCACCGAGACGTTGGATCGACGGATCGCCTCGGTCCTGTCGTGA
- a CDS encoding DUF1918 domain-containing protein yields MSFEKEDEVVLHDKHSEYDGEAGTITQVMETMFGDATYTISFEDGQETGVPQDALERVDDTDDE; encoded by the coding sequence ATGAGCTTCGAGAAAGAGGACGAAGTCGTACTCCACGACAAACACAGCGAGTACGACGGCGAGGCGGGGACGATCACACAGGTGATGGAGACGATGTTCGGCGACGCCACGTACACGATCAGCTTCGAGGACGGTCAGGAGACCGGCGTTCCCCAGGACGCCCTCGAACGCGTCGACGACACGGACGACGAGTAA
- a CDS encoding DsbA family protein encodes MERTRRAYLAATAGLAGLSAGCLGGGGGGGTEDCDAGDEPTVAELPAPTLGPDDPDVTVAAFEDFSCPHCATFSLEVIPELRSEYVEPGVIRFEHHDFPIPVDERWSWQAGSAARGVQDEVGDEAFFEYAHALFENQGDFSPALITDLAEDVGAPGCAIQADAVNETYRPVLEADRQSGLDSGVEGTPGVFVGDRLVEPTYDAISAAIEAQR; translated from the coding sequence ATGGAACGCACCAGACGCGCCTATCTCGCGGCGACGGCCGGTCTCGCGGGGCTCTCGGCGGGGTGTCTCGGCGGCGGTGGCGGTGGCGGGACCGAAGACTGCGACGCCGGCGACGAACCGACGGTGGCCGAACTGCCGGCACCGACGCTGGGACCGGACGACCCCGACGTGACCGTCGCGGCGTTCGAGGACTTTTCCTGTCCCCACTGTGCGACGTTCAGCCTCGAGGTGATCCCGGAACTCCGGTCGGAGTACGTCGAACCGGGCGTGATCCGGTTCGAGCACCACGACTTCCCGATCCCGGTCGACGAACGGTGGTCGTGGCAGGCCGGGAGCGCCGCCCGCGGGGTGCAGGACGAGGTCGGCGACGAGGCCTTCTTCGAGTACGCCCACGCGCTGTTCGAGAACCAGGGTGACTTCTCGCCGGCGCTCATCACCGACCTCGCCGAGGACGTGGGCGCGCCGGGGTGTGCGATCCAGGCCGACGCGGTCAACGAGACCTACCGCCCGGTGTTGGAGGCCGACCGACAGTCGGGGCTCGACAGCGGGGTTGAGGGGACGCCGGGCGTGTTCGTCGGCGACCGACTCGTCGAGCCGACGTACGACGCCATCTCCGCCGCGATCGAGGCTCAGCGGTAG
- a CDS encoding RNA-binding protein, protein MSSVPFHYVDLRTFCYATEDEKRVEGALRTYLPEEYELERQVTEGHHGDRIAILSARLENADDVRYVLDRLVDLPDYEAFVDELDDRVSEDCSLYLTLDKQAAFGGEVRQGDGITLRGKVEAYPANREAAVENAREAFEAARD, encoded by the coding sequence ATGTCGAGTGTCCCCTTCCACTACGTCGATCTGCGGACGTTCTGTTACGCCACCGAGGACGAAAAACGCGTCGAGGGGGCACTCCGGACCTACCTCCCCGAGGAGTACGAACTGGAGCGCCAGGTGACCGAAGGTCACCACGGCGACCGGATCGCCATCCTCTCGGCGCGACTGGAGAACGCCGACGACGTGCGGTACGTCCTCGACCGACTCGTCGACCTCCCCGACTACGAGGCGTTCGTCGACGAACTCGACGACCGGGTCTCGGAGGACTGCTCGCTGTATCTCACGCTGGACAAGCAGGCCGCCTTCGGCGGCGAGGTTCGACAAGGGGACGGCATCACCCTCCGCGGGAAGGTCGAGGCCTACCCCGCGAACCGCGAGGCCGCCGTCGAGAACGCCCGCGAGGCGTTCGAGGCCGCCCGCGACTAA
- a CDS encoding amphi-Trp domain-containing protein — translation MSEPTDADEERTTIRTGREFEREYRLGATEAGEFLIALGEGLRDGDDLTIADDEWELPFAFGEPVELDIDFEGVGDPELEVELLLPGRSDEDAPSVE, via the coding sequence ATGTCAGAACCCACCGACGCGGACGAGGAGCGAACGACCATCCGAACGGGACGCGAGTTCGAACGGGAGTACCGACTCGGCGCGACCGAGGCGGGCGAGTTCCTGATCGCGCTCGGCGAAGGACTTCGCGACGGCGACGACCTCACTATCGCCGACGACGAGTGGGAACTCCCCTTCGCCTTCGGCGAACCGGTCGAACTCGACATCGACTTCGAGGGTGTCGGCGACCCGGAACTCGAAGTCGAACTGCTCCTCCCCGGACGGAGCGACGAGGACGCCCCGAGCGTCGAGTGA